A region from the Triticum urartu cultivar G1812 chromosome 1, Tu2.1, whole genome shotgun sequence genome encodes:
- the LOC125532485 gene encoding periodic tryptophan protein 1 homolog, protein MISAMSWVPRGAAKSVPIEAEPPTKEEIEEAMKKIALGREAGSDADDADGDEDDDAVMEVDGAEDEEVDEVAQAKAAAKALGTKSSSGSGAVGDVSDGLAELNMDAYDEEEDGLELFSTGLGDLYYKSNEEDPYIIKNDDDDDGEDDDEEIEDMTIKPTDIVIVCAHNEDEFNSLQVSIVEELEDGDPNMFVHHEVPLSDFPLCTAWMDFNRQDGEQKGNFIAVGTMDPTIEIWNLDVVDEVEPHYVLGGVSKKKKKVKGKKGKTYKKGSHRSSVLGLAWNTVVRNALASASADKTVKVWDLSAGKCLVTLQHHDDKVQSVAWRSPEVLLSGSFDRTIAMTDMKDSGQCCHKWPVEADVESLVCDPHNEHSFVVSLENGMVQAFDIRTASSNSNPGQPIFTLHAHEKAVSSISFAPSTPNFLATGSTDKMVKLWDLSNNQPSCVSSLNPKLGAIFSVSFSIDNPFLLACGGSKGKLKVWNTLSEPAVANKFGKGRQNAPALRSESPTE, encoded by the exons ATGATCTCCGCCATGTCCTGGGTGCCGAGGGGCGCCGCCAAGAGCGTCCCCATCGAGGCGGAGCCGCCCACCAAGGAGGAGATCGAGGAGGCCATGAAGAAAATCGCCCTCGGCAGAGA GGCCGGGAGCGACGCCGACGACGCGGACGGGGACGAGGACGACGACGCCGTGATGGAGGTAGACGGCGCCGAGGACGAGGAGGTCGACGAGGTCGCCCAGGCCAAGGCCGCCGCCAAGGCGCTCGGGACCAAGAGCAGCTCGGGCTCGGGCGCCGTCGGCGACGTTTCCGACGGGCTCGCCGAGCTCAACATGGACGCCTacgacgaggaggaggatg GGCTCGAGCTTTTCAGCACCGGGTTGGGGGACTTGTACTACAAAAGCAACGAAGAGGACCCCTATATCATCAAGAACGACGACGAT GACGATGGCGAGGACGACGATGAGGAGATTGAGGACATGACTATCAAACCTACCGATATAGTGATTGTTTGTGCTCATAACGAGGATGAATTCAATTCTCTCCAG GTTAGTATAGTGGAAGAACTGGAAGATGGGGATCCTAATATGTTTGTGCACCATGAGGTCCCTCTATCAGATTTTCCGCTCTGCACAGCTTGGATGGATTTTAACCGTCAGGATGGCGAACAGAAAG GAAATTTCATAGCTGTTGGCACCATGGATCCTACAATTGAAATATGGAACTTGGATGTC GTCGACGAGGTCGAACCACATTATGTGCTAGGAGGAGTttcaaaaaagaagaagaaagttAAGGGGAAAAAG GGAAAAACATATAAGAAGGGTAGCCATAGAAGTTCTGTGCTTGGTCTTGCGTGGAACACGGTGGTGAG GAATGCTCTAGCTAGTGCAAGTGCAGACAAAACTGTGAAAGTTTGGGACTTAAGTGCTGGTAAATGTTTAGTCACACTGCAACATCATGATGACAAG GTTCAATCAGTTGCCTGGAGGTCACCTGAAGTTCTTCTCAGTGGATCTTTTGATAGAACAATTGCCATG ACAGATATGAAAGACAGTGGACAATGTTGTCATAAATGGCCTGTCGAAGCAGATGTAGAGAGCTTAGTTTGTGATCCACACAATGAACACTCCTTTGTG GTTAGTCTTGAAAATGGGATGGTTCAAGCATTTGATATTCGGACAGCTTCATCAAATTCAAATCCTGGACAGCCGATTTTTACTCTGCATGCACACGAAAAGGCCGTTTCTTCCATATCTTTCGCACCTTCTACCCCTAAC TTTCTTGCGACTGGTTCAACTGACAAAATG GTGAAGCTCTGGGATCTATCGAATAACCAGCCTTCGTGTGTCTCGTCGCTGAATCCTAAGCTT ggagCTATATTCTCGGTGTCGTTTTCGATCGACAACCCCTTCCTGTTAGCGTGCGGAGGATCGAAAGGCAAACTGAAG GTCTGGAACACACTGTCTGAACCCGCCGTCGCCAACAAATTTGGTAAGGGGCGGCAAAATGCACCAGCTCTGCGAAGCGAATCCCCCACAGAATGA